One genomic window of Quercus lobata isolate SW786 chromosome 9, ValleyOak3.0 Primary Assembly, whole genome shotgun sequence includes the following:
- the LOC115961343 gene encoding uncharacterized protein LOC115961343, with amino-acid sequence MRKELDEVKNTMKGKTTMNLDGMIKRTDSPFTTSVLECPWPPKFHFPQLEVYDGTKDPLDHIRSFKTLLSLQQTPDEVIYRTFPATLKGAARQEGETLREYVKQFNKVILEIDKADEQVIITTFQAGLNNLNLVFSQGKTHPALMTDLLFKAQKYMNREDALTTKGLTGKQKKDKGLESQSKKKERKDSHTEAKTSKSSLKASSKKKLNFTPWIMPVDKILMQIKDDPTLKWPKPLSSSSKRRDPKKYCLFHIDHGHYTDKCRDLKEQIEELI; translated from the exons ATGAGGAAGGAGTTGGACGAGGTCAAGAACACCATGAAAGGGAAAACAACAATGAACCTAGATGGCATGATCAAAAGGACTGACTCACCCTTCACAACTAGCGTTCTAGAATGCCCTTGGCCTCCTAAATTCCATTTTCCTCAACTGGAGGTCTATGATGGAACCAAAGACCCTCTGGACCATATAAGATCATTCAAAACACTTCTGAGCCTCCAACAAACCCCAGACGAAGTTATTTATAGGACATTCCCGGCAACCCTTAAGGGAGCAGCAAGG CAAGAAGGAGAGACCCTGAGGGAATATGTGAAGCAATTCAACAAAGTAATCCTAGAAATTGACAAGGCTGATGAGCAGGTGATAATAACGACCTTCCAAGCTGGGCTGAACAACCTTAACCTTGTTTTCTCCCAAGGGAAAACTCATCCAGCCTTGATGACAGATCTGTTGTTTAAAGCACAAAAATACATGAATAGAGAAGACGCACTAACGACAAAGGGACTAACGGGCAAACAAAAGAAGGACAAAGGCTTAGAGTCCCAAAGCAAGAAGAAGGAGCGCAAAGATAGTCATACGGAAGCTAAGACTAGCAAAAGTAGTCTAAAGGCATCatcaaagaagaagttaaaCTTCACCCCTTGGATAATGCCTGTGGACAAGATCCTCATGCAGATAAAAGACGACCCTACCTTGAAATGGCCTAAGCCATTGAGCTCGTCCTCGAAGCGAAGAGATCCGAAGAAGTATTGCCTCTTCCATATCGACCATGGACATTACACAGACAAGTGCCGAGATTTGAAAGAACAGATAGAGGAGTTGATCTAG